cataataaatgtgacgatgGAATATACTATTCCGTATTAAAGATTGCTATACCCTCAAGAAACCACTCAAAAAATATAAGGAATTGAAATCCATATTTACATTATATgcaatttattaataatatactcTCTCGTCTCAAAATAGGTGactcgtattctttttttgaAAACGTGTCACCTAaagtgagtcatttcattttttggcaaaatttaacacaattattatttattactatctctttatttatttctcttttactttattctcttttcattctTATACTTTATTCATTCTGCACTTAACTCTCTAAATATAAATTTCGTGTACAaaagaaaatcgggtttatgacGTGACGTGCTAGAGAGTACTGTATATGCTAACATGCTATGTAaaattatgttaattatttcgaaaattaaatagcACATTCCTGGCATAAGATTAAATTGAATGAGAAATTCTGTACTTATATATGGATAATATTAGGTGAGTCGGCCACATATTAGGACTAGCTTCCGGCCAACAAAATtttactataattaattaaattcgtcaaaatttgaaatgttcatctgtatttatttttaattaggtGCAAAGTTTCTCTACTGTATGGGCGTATGGCGCAGAGGCATCTAGACTTTTCACTATTAATTTCTTCCAATCCTCTAATTATATggacatatttaattatatattcctACATAACTCAAAATTTATAGGATTCCATTATTATATATAGTACTTACTTTTGCAGGAGAGTAAAATGTAAAATGGTGGCTTTTTACTCCTTTTGATATGATCATATGAAtgttaatatattaatattcattCTCTTAAAACAATACTCATGCCGGCATGTGtttcttctttaatttttgttattactTTACTAGAACTGTAATAATTTCTACTTTACATATGTTTATTCAACTGTTCAAATATTTTATTGTACTATTAATTCCAATCTCCAAATATTGAAGTTACGTAAAAATTGGTACACTACTTTTAAAATAGCAATACTATTACTACCTAGCCTTTCGTTTATGATGATGATTTTGAAAAAAAcaattcagaatatattatatTTCATTATAAAGTCAAGATCATACAAAATGAGTAATTATTTGTTGCTAAGTTTGAGAAAGATAAAACTTTCTCCATTTTGGAAACAGTATTTATGCAGCTCTACATTTGGCCTAAACATTAATTTAGGCCTTTTTCAAACTCCTTTGTATATTATTCTTTCAAAAGTCTCATTTAATTTACCTTCTGTAGGTGGTGTTCaatttccaagataaaataatactaagataaaatctaggattgagttgtgagattattttagtcatagggggttccctatgactaattatctcatgattatccatctagaaaTGAGTTGTagggttgaatctcatgaaccaaatacactacaaatttaatctcgaatacaatcttgcaaaccgaacgcCCCACTATATCAAAAGGTACTTCAATTTTTGGTTCATTTATCTACCTTCAATTCAAATCAGGTCATTATATATATTCTCAATTTCTTCGGCCTTTTCTTATTTACAGCATATTTTGCTAGTTTTCTTGCTCTCAAAATTACAACGATGTGCTCCAAAGTGCACTCTCATTGCGATGcatgcaagagagataccaTGAATGTACTAAGTTCAATCGTCAATAGTTAATTATTTCTTATTTCTGTggttaatatataatttttgaaGAAGAGCCACGACAATTATTTGCAAGGTACATACAATACCACGATGGATGCAGAGAGAAGTGAAGCGAATGTgaatatcattttttattaacaatactttaactattatttttttaattttatcaattttgcattttaACATGTCGTCCATTACTAAGATTTTTTTATAGATGGAGatagtattttctttttaaaatttgtaaaaataaatgTGACAGTGAAAGATAGTATTAAAAGATTGCGATACTACATTTTTATGTATTAAAAGATTGCGATAATTTGAAGAAACAATTCAAAAAAATATCAGGAAATTAAATCCTTGTCAATACTATCtgcaatgtatatatataatctaCAGTATATGCTAATAATACTATGAAAATATATGTTTAAGAAGATTAAATAGGAGTAATTCATGACAAAAGATATTAAATCGAAAGAGAAATTCTTTACTTAGATTGGTAGAGCgcattacataattaattaaattatgctaTATTGATAATATTAGCTGAGTCGGCCACATATTTGTACAAGCTACCGgccaattaaattttataattaatgaaaTTCGTCAAAATTCGATAAGTtcaactatatttattttttattaggtCTAAAGTTAATCTACTGTAAGCATCTAGAAAGGTGagcttttatttaattttcttccATTCCTAATTATATGGGGATAGACATTATAGACAACTCAAAAAATTTTAGGATCTTATTATTATTGAGATTTTCGACCTCACTGTGGATTGGTTCATGATGTGATGATTTTTGTAATTGTAATTCCTATAGTAGGGTAGCCAGATTTCCATTTtctgaaattatttattttttatacttaCTTTTGCAGGTGAGAAAAATGATGGCTTTCTAATCCTGTTTATATGAATGAGAGTTTATTAATCATTATCTCTTATAAACAATACTCATGCCGGCATGTGtttcttctttatttattattctaacTTTACTACTCCTCACTGTAATAATTCTTGCACTACACATGTTTCTTCAACTATTCAAATATTTTATCTGTACTATTCCAAAATCTCAACTTTTTCTCACCATCATTTTCCCTGCTCCCTATTTCTTTACCCCTCTCTTTTGTAATGGCCGTAATTAAATTCTCTTGTCAAATTAAATTTGCAGAAtgaaattaattctcaaataATTACTTCTTCAACtgttcaaatattttatttgtactATTCCAACTTTTCTCACCATCCCTTTTTCCCCCTGCACCCTATTTCTTTACCCCCTCTCCTTTTGTGATGGGCATATCTTATCTTGTCAAAGTATAAAATTTGCAGAATGAAAATTCTCAAATAAGTGCGATTATAATATCACACTACACATATGGAATAgtattaaattgatatttatatttaatggttataactttataaaaaaaaattcatatatttttaatgtgaaataatgttttattttgttagtTGATAATGGTGATTGATGAATGTCCTTCTACACAATCATAAACCTTTTCCTTCTATAAGAATAATTTCATACAACTAATTTTTTACCACCCCATATATTTGTTGAATTTTATAATCTTTAtaattactagtactaaatTATAAAGTCATTCATATAAAGAATCATTTAAACAATAACTTTAGTATTaataatcaaaattgaattatatgCGTTATGATAAAGGTATAATAATATATAcacaattttgattttattacaAATAATAACGTATAATCTTAATTTAATATTACAACTATTAGGTATATTTAGGTTTCATCGTGTTATTTATTTAAACATAAAATGTACGAACATGTCATTTTTTATAGTTGTCAAAATGTAAAAATATCTCACACGTACAAAATGTAAAATTCAAAGAGTCTTCataatattttttcaataacAGCGAATATgcaaataacaaaattatttatgtaATTGACATAAAAattggaaatgtttttgtgaaagcagctttctaattttataatagtaGAGAGTACTCTTTAGTGAAATTTTGGTGCGAGAAAAAGTGGCGGGCCCCATCTAGTTTCCCACATTATTCTCTTATTGCAGTGAGATACGGATTTCGGCAACCCAACCACCTTTATCAATCTCATCTTTAATCAAACACACTAATTTGATCTTCGCTTTTGGTTTAATCCACAAACAATTCACAACCCTCTTCCTCAAATCACAAAAAGTTTCAATCTTTACACCTTATTCCCCATTTCCGTCAAGTCAAGGATGACTCCGGCGACATACTTCCCTCTCCGGTGGGAGAGCACCGGGGACCAGTGGTGGTATGCCTCCCCGATCGACTGGGCCGCCGCCAACGGCTACTACGACCTGGTCCGCCAGCTCCTCCGCCTCGACGGCAACCACCTCATAAAGCTGACGTCCCTCCGCCGCATACGGCGGCTGGAGACGGTGTGGGACGACGACGAGGAGTTCCACCACGTCGCCGCCTGCCGCTCCGCCGTGGCCCGGCGGCTGCTGGCGGAGTGCCAGATCAAGAACGGGAAGAACTCCCTCATCGGCGGCGGCTACGGCGGCTGGCTCCTCtacaccgccgcctccgccggcGACGCCGCATTTGTGAGGGAGCTGCTGGAGAGGGACCCGCTTCTTGTGTTCGGCGAGGGGGAATACGGCGTCACGGATATTCTCTACGCCGCCGCCAGGAGCAAGAGCGAGGAGGTTTTTAAGGTGGTGTTGGATTTCGCCGCCGCGCCGAGGTTCGCCGCCGGGGAGGAGCAGGCAGGGGAGATCCCGGCGGCGTATAAGTTGGAGATTATGAATAGAGCCATCCACGCGGCGGCTAGAGGCGGCAATCTCCAGCTGCTGAAGGAGCTGCTCCGGGATTGCTCGGACGATGCGTTGGCGTATCGGGATGTCGGGGGAGCTACTGTTCTGCACGCTGCAGCCGCCCGAGGCCAGGTTCAGGTAAACCCCCGAGGGTGTTGTTCCTCACACCCCATTATTATATTGCTATGACTAATCTTATTTCTTGTTCGACTGCGGCTTTGTATCATGAGCGGGATGGGATGCCCTACAGTAGAGGGGTGCATAGTGGGGGTGCTCGTGCTGTTACCCGCAcccattattttattcatcaaataaaattaaatttttttatataaaataatggGGTGTGAGGAACAACACCCTCTATTATGCACCCCTTCACCGGGGATCCCAGCCCACCATGAGCTCTTGGCCCACCTTCTCATCTCGAATGATACACTAAAACCTAAAATGAGATAAGTATTTAGTTTCAATAGTACTCCAAAATtaatctcattttttatttttaagtgaAAAATACGTATCTTTAAGTTAAACTGAAACcaaaaactttttaaaattttgtgagtaaaaaagtcataatatagagaatattcttttaaatttgaatttagtgtaaatggttggactAAAATTATAGTATTTGAATATCACTAAAATGGTTTAACCTTAATGTGAATCTTAATACCAAAATGTATTTCATAACTAACCATTTCACTCACATGCCATGATATCTAATTTAATCCTAAATAGGAAATCTTATTGTTACTTATCTCATACGGAGTATTATCTTGTCTAGAATGCTAGTagtattttatcatttgaaattaTGATAgtctctttttactttatttaggCTAAACTTTGAAATACAAACTAAGTTTATTATTTTGCTActtacaactttattttgttCTTTGTCAGCATAGACTACTATGATTGATAATGGATTCTAAAATGCAAAGTTAGAATAACTAAACTACTTTTATGCTAAATTATAGGAGTAGTACTATATGATAGGTACAAGAATCCAAAATGCAAATGgttgattttgttatttataGTTCAATGAAGCAAGATTAATGATAGAATCTGTTGTTGATGATGCATCAATCTTGCTCAGGTTGTGACAGATCTTGCTTCGTCTCCCGGCCTAATCGACGCCATGGACAACCAAGGCAACACGGCCTTGCACGTGGCAGCTCAACGCGGCCATCTAGCCGTCGTTGAAGCCCTAATCCTAGCCTCTCCTTCATCCATCTCCGCCACTAACAACACCGGAGAGACATTCCTTCACGCTGTGGTCTCCGGCTTCCAGAGCCCCGGTTTCCACAGACTAGACCGCCAGCTCGAGCTCATGAAGCACCTCCTCTCCGGGAACCTCTTCCCCGTCGAAGACATCATCAATGCCAAGAACAGCCAAGGCAGAACCCCTCTCCATTTAGCCATTTTAGCCAACACTCACTCCAATCTCGTCGAGCTCCTCATGACCGTCAAGTCCATCGATCTCAACATACGCGACCAGGATGGGGCCACGCCTCTCGATATCCTGAGGCAGAGGCCCCTGTCTGCCTCCTCCGAGCTGCTCACCCGACACCTCATATCCGCAGGAGGGATCTTCACCTCCCAAGACTACTCGGCTAGGCGCGTGATCGCCTCCCACATCAAGAGGCAGAGCATGGGGAGCAGCCCGGGGACCTCTTTTCGGATAAGTGATGTTGAGATCTTCTTGTACACCGGCTTGGAGAATGCCTCGGATGGCAGCCGCAGCGTTGGCCTCAGCTCGTGCTCGccagaggtggtggtggtggaggcgcgTAGTAGCAAGGCCTCTGCAGCGCAGCGCCTCAAACGCCTCCTGCATTGGCCTAAACGGGTGAAGAAGCCGGTGCAAGAGGAGGGGGTTCCTCTGCCTCTGAGGCAGAGGTTCTCGAAGGCGCCTTCTTCAACGAGCAATAAACGGACGCTGTCTGTCCGGAGCAGCCAGCCTAGCCCTACGGCTAAGAAGAGGCTCGCCTCGGGAGTCATGCACGGGGTGATGCAAGCGATCCCGAGGGGGGCTCATAGGTCGCGTTCGAGTTCCTTCTCGAAGATTTCGTTTTCATCGCAGGGGTCGTTGGAGGCCCCGCCTCCTCTGATCGAGCATGAGGCCCCAAAGGCCTCGTGCTCGAATGAGGAAGGGGCGAGGAGGCATGGAGTGGTGAATAGGAGGCTGGTGATGAATCAGTATTTATGCTTTGGTGGCCCGAGCCAGAGCCAGGGTGGGGTCGAGGCGCCTGAGACGTACGAGGTGTACGAGCGGTCGGTGCTCGCGGGGGCGTGATCGGAGAGGGGATTGTCAAGAGGTAGAGAAGGTGGTGATGGTTAACTAGTTTTGTACAGATGGTTTAGGTGGAGAGATATGGAATTTTATTTGAGTGTTTATCTTTGTATTTTAATGATATATGTTTTTCTTAAAAACCTTGCTCTTTTCAAATTCATATGGTATTTTGATGTTGTTCATAACAAGAAATTGAAgtttaaaaacaataaaatatgcACCCTAAATCCATAATAATCTGCAAAAGGTTTGTAGTACTAAAATTTTTATATCGAATACTTTATAGATTTGATCATAAGGTGTTTAAATCAAGTAAACTTATTTGGTGCCCGAATCATTTTGGCTCAAGTTCAATCATTCACTCAAAACAATGGAAAACTGGAAAGAGTACTTTTCACTTTTCCAATTTGGACCTTTATATtctcaataataataaaaatttaaaagttagGCCCAATTCACTCAACTGACCCCAgagttatattataaatatcgATTGATATGTGTGGTAAAAAATATTTGGGATAATCTATTCAAATTGGGTTACAATTCGTCATAAAGCCTATACAATTAAGATGATAGTTTACTGCTTAATCTAGTAACACAATATTGAGTTTCTTAATCTAAAGAAACATTTTTTTCTTGTAAAATCAGatcaaattaatactcctactaaaaATCACCACACAACCCTTAAAGGAGAGGAGGCAAACCAAATTTTGAAGATGGGTCAGTAAGTATATTTTATCGAAAGAAAATTCACCAGTTTTTtcctatttaaataaaaattcgaTTATATGTGTACAATGATTAGTTTTCTTTTAGTCGTCTGCTGTTAGTCACACTTTCGGAATTACATGAAATTGGTGTTGTAGTTGTATTAATGGATGAAGTGCAAGAAATTAACAAGTCCAATACTAAATTCCACAATCATTATTACGACATTTCCGTGTAATTTATCAGTGATGAAtgcttataaaataaaaatctgaCAATGATGGGTggtatttttgtcataatatacctatatatatatataagggttTCAGGGATTATTCAGTTGATAACTATCTTAAATGGATAACTAACAACTATATCAATAAGCTACTTTAAGGATGTCAACTCGTCATATTataggggtgttcggtttgtaaAATTGTATCCcgtgattaaatatgtagtgtgtttggttcatgagataactcaatcctagatggataatcatgggataattagtcatagccaaccccctatgactaaaataatctcacaactcaatcctagattatgtgttggtattattttatcttggaaaccgaacatcACCTAAGTTGTTAATTGGAGGGACTAGGAAATGgatcgaaaacacgaatagaatgcggatcaagttatatggagtgataaccgaaccgattggatcagttagcaaatgtcgttgccacttaatcaatgcactctagctctcgccctttccgccttgccaaagtaatttataactcccaattttgcacaactttaacaatAAAGCGACAAGttcagggtcgatcccacagggaagttggtgtgtcgagtatGTGAGTAATGAACatggggggttggctgctgccacgctttaatttgagagttttaactactgttttaatatagacagaatttaaactagctagcttgatcaacagaattctaactactgggtcaagtgatttgcaggaaacaacagaaaagtaaatgcgtggatttaaagcgaaaataacttgattaaactaaaaactgattacagcgtgaaattaaactaagctaacacttggagtctaagaaagcggtaaactgagaagaatctcagcgggaaacttaagtcacgctaacagaaatgagtattctgcagcgctccctttggtcgcccttctaactaagctatctaactaagctagagaattaaactaaactaagctagagagctggactacgctagataactatgctaaactaaactaggcggaaagtaaagtgtctcctctttgtggtggcacaccctctatttataagctcgattcggcctccaacTAGATAACGATCTTGTCAGGGCATATTCACTCATTCtaagaatgagcgactcattgattgctacgtgctgtttttctagaatgtcgacgctttttggtaacaaattcgtgactcagcttcgtccttgcatctcatattccagcacgtgtccccttctagaacgttgtccttgataacagaatggtgcgctgtatccagctcatttcctcacgtgctcttcttccagaagcccgtggtcccctcctaactgcttgatcactccccttgatcaactcccccgattctgagccttttatcgcctttgtacttgcttgatcaggtcgtccttgaagccttggtcaagtggtaattctgcacatttaacacttgttttacgcgataaaccgatcaagtagcatgcatttcacccataaaccgatgcatgaaataggccctatcaaactgctcacacttaaaacataattgtccccaagtataaagaaaaagaaaagaaaatatagggcaaatttcaggcatgatttatttattttttaagtaaaagaaaagacgaaaagaaaaacaagaccttaagataaagacacgtattcacatgtatgcattagaccgaataattttccaacaatcatacccgaggtcgaggtcaatccatttgccagtagcttgtgttcattctctttcgcctttgcttgatcaaggtgtcagcttgtcaagattgctcaattcaaaaaccactgttggattcactcagtcactcattccttacctgagaagttaggactgttcactcgatgttatcataaatttaataccttgaatcggactgcacaagatagttccttaaggtctttgttttaaGGTTGTAACGAGGCTCAAGGttagtaacgtattagggtggggtcctaggggttctaagttcaaaaataaaaaataaaaaaaataaaaaattttaaagaaaaatcacatgagtcaaaaagccaaagaacacggctcaaatggttaagtcctaatgcctttagtcattactactt
This sequence is a window from Salvia splendens isolate huo1 chromosome 5, SspV2, whole genome shotgun sequence. Protein-coding genes within it:
- the LOC121805064 gene encoding kinase D-interacting substrate of 220 kDa-like, producing MTPATYFPLRWESTGDQWWYASPIDWAAANGYYDLVRQLLRLDGNHLIKLTSLRRIRRLETVWDDDEEFHHVAACRSAVARRLLAECQIKNGKNSLIGGGYGGWLLYTAASAGDAAFVRELLERDPLLVFGEGEYGVTDILYAAARSKSEEVFKVVLDFAAAPRFAAGEEQAGEIPAAYKLEIMNRAIHAAARGGNLQLLKELLRDCSDDALAYRDVGGATVLHAAAARGQVQVVTDLASSPGLIDAMDNQGNTALHVAAQRGHLAVVEALILASPSSISATNNTGETFLHAVVSGFQSPGFHRLDRQLELMKHLLSGNLFPVEDIINAKNSQGRTPLHLAILANTHSNLVELLMTVKSIDLNIRDQDGATPLDILRQRPLSASSELLTRHLISAGGIFTSQDYSARRVIASHIKRQSMGSSPGTSFRISDVEIFLYTGLENASDGSRSVGLSSCSPEVVVVEARSSKASAAQRLKRLLHWPKRVKKPVQEEGVPLPLRQRFSKAPSSTSNKRTLSVRSSQPSPTAKKRLASGVMHGVMQAIPRGAHRSRSSSFSKISFSSQGSLEAPPPLIEHEAPKASCSNEEGARRHGVVNRRLVMNQYLCFGGPSQSQGGVEAPETYEVYERSVLAGA